The genomic segment CCCGGATATTTGTGAGAACAATTGCTTGACAAGCATGTCGGTTTCCTTCCCGAGCACAATTGCGGCAATGGCGACGTAGTAGATCGAATACCGTCCAGTTTTTGCGGCCATGATGAAAAGGCCGGCCAGGAGTATGCCACGTGTAATATCAAATCTTTTGTTTCGAAGTAAAAGCATAACGGGAAACAACACCATTAACGTAAGATATCCGTAATCTATATGTGAAAGCTTATTGAGATAAAGCATGAACGGAGACTGATACTCCTGTATGCCTGTCTCAAGGAACTTATACTTCGGCGAAAGGGCGATCGGAAATGCCTCCCATCCCGTGGGGTTCAGATACGAAGCTGCCAGAGCCAATATCGTCGCGATATAAAACAGCGACAGTTCTTTATTAGTGTAGTCCGTTTTCTTGAGGATACTTTTCAGCCCCTCGAAAATCATATAGATACCGATAATAACCACGCCCATGATAAACCCGCCGTGGAGGTTTGCCCAGAGCAGCATCAGCGGTACGAGCAGCACTATCAGCCTTGTCTTGTGCTCCCTGAATTCTTCAAGAACGATAAAGGTCAGGACGGTAAAGAGAATAGTAAACAATACCGGCCGTTCCCCGGTAAAACGGGCTAAGTCCAGATATACAAAAGAGATGAACACAAAGATGATATAGAAACTGACCTGCATTCGGGTCAGTCTCCAGAGCACGAGAAGAAGCACCATAAACAGCACTGATGCCCTGAAAATGATAATGCCTTTCGGACCGAAGAAGTCGAATATCAGATAAAAAATGATCTGTCCGAGCCAGTACTGTTTCAACAGGAATTGTTCCCGCTCGGGCATAAGGTTGCGATTTTCTTCCCTGTTGGCAGTGAAGGAAAAGGGATCTGTGTCAGGGATAGCGCCGTTTTCGACGATGTATCTCCCGGTGGCTACATGCCACCAGAAATCTGAATCAAAGAGGTTTATCGAAAGAAAGATATAGAAAAGAGTGCTCAGGAGAATAATAAATGCAGCACTTATGATAAGAGAGCGTATTTTATTCCCGTCTGAGGTATCCGACTTGAACATCAGTCGGAATAGACAGTTTTATTGTGAAGCACCCCCTGTCTGTCCGATGCGATAATCTGGAGAAGAGGAGGGTTGCTCGACATAGTAATACTGATCTGATTCAGCACAGAGGTATTGAGATTGCCTGACGTAAATAGGTTTTGTGCGGGATTCCATGGAGATCTTTCTGCGTACTGGCTCTGCCGCGCATTCACAAACGCCTCATCAAGGTTGCCGGCATTCAGCCACGCGCCCATCTGGCTGTTCGTTGCATCCGCAGCAGTGATCAGACCGTCTCCGGTCGAGTCGACATCTATTATACCTGCCTGCAACCCGGAAACACCCTTAATGGCGGAATGAAGCCAGGCCTGGAGTTCGGGCTCTATTGCTGTTGCAACCCGGATAACAGTTCCCTTTCTCCCCCTCTCCTGCATGCCGAGATACCCGGGGATTGCGATCGCGGCAAGAATGCCGATAATCGCCACCACAACCAGCAATTCGATGAGCGAAAAACCTCTTTGGGTTTTTTGCAGAATCTGCCGCAAGCCACTATTATGAAGGAGTATATGTGTCATTATTTTAGTGAAATATCTGTCCAAAACTTATTCATCAAAAAAAGAGGCCCGGCATTGCCGGGCCTCGGACTATTTGATATTGGTTAGTCAGAATAAACAGTCTTGTTATGCAAAACTCCCATTTTATCCGATGCGATGACCTGGAGAAAAGGAGGGTTGCTCGACATAGTAACACTGATCTGATTCAGCACAGAGGTATTGACAGCGCCCGTTGTAAACAGGTTTTGTGCGGGATTCCATGGAGATTTTTCTGCGTACTGGCTCAGCCGTGCATTCACGAATGCCTCATCAAGGGCACCGCCATTCAGCCACGCGCCCATCTGGCTGTTCGTAGCATCCGCAGCATCGATCTGCCCGTCTCCGGTTGAGTCAACTTCGATTATTGCTGCCTGAGTGCCGGCAACACCCTTCAATGCTGAGTTCAGCCATGCCTGGAGCTCGGGTTCTATTGCTGAAGCAGCTCTTGTGACCGCACCTTTTCTTCCTCTCTCCTGCATACCCAGATACCCGGGGATTGCGATCGCAGCAAGAATGCCGATGATCGCCACGACGATCAGGAGTTCGATGAGGGTAAAGCCTCTTTCGTCTCTTGTTTTCATTTTCTGAATTGTCTGAAACATAGTAACCTCCTCTTAATAAAATTAAATACCCTGGTCATGTCCCATGACCACCCTGCGACAATCTATGGAAAAAAATCTCGCCTCTCCGATGTATCACCTCCTTTGAATTTTCTATATGAGGTGAAGTAAGCAATCAGCATGCCAATCCCTGAGAGCAGGGCTGAAAACATCAGGAGTCAAAAGAGATAGGCAATAAAATGAATCGAATCAGGAACTTGCAAGTGATCGTAATCTTCAAAAAAACCCTTACTGTGCAGGGTGACATTTTTTTGCCGGCATTTGATTGACAAAATATGTCATCAACAAGGTAATAATAGCCCCCTTTATTCCCAGCTGGTGATATCCTTATTTTCACCCTCTCCGCCCGGAGCGCCATCAACCCCGTAGGAGAGAAGGTCATAGTCTCCGTGCGTGCCCGGTGCTTCATAGTGATAAGGCCTTCCCCACGGATCATTGGGGACTCCCTTTTTAAGATATGGCCCGTCCCAGCCCGGCAAGCCGGGGTCTGACAGAAGGGCATTCATCCCTTCCGACGTAGTTGGGTATCTTCCTGTATCCAGCCTGAACTGGTCCAGCGCCTGTCCGAGGAGTTCTATCTGTGTCTTTGCCGCATGCTGTTTTCCCTTACCGACTTTGGGAATCAGTTTGGGGAAAACCAGTGCTGCGAGCATGCCAAGGATAACCATGACTACAATGAGTTCGACGAGGGTGAACCCCTTCTGATTGTGCAACATCTCTCTTCTTATCTGCATTGTTCCTCCATTAATACATGTAAGTTTATCTCATGCTGCTTTTTTGTCAAGCTGCCGAACGGAAAAACAGCACCCTTATCTATAATGAAATCATCCCGCCGCTGTTTTCCTTAAATTAAGGATATATGTTTTGTGCTGCATTGAATATTCTAACCGAAAAGAAACATCGCATGCCATGAAGGACTGCAAAAGCATCCGCTGAGTCTCCATGTTGATTATTTGCCAATAATTATCGGAGATGCTAAAATCTCCCGACCGATGGGATATCAGAGCATAAAAAACTGGCCTGAAGGCGAAAGACCGCGCGAAAGGCTCTTGCAATACGGAGCCCAGCACCTTTCGGATGCGCAACTCCTCGCGATAATCCTCCGTACCGGTGGTGGGGGCAGGAGCGCGCTTGACCTTGCGATAGAAATGTTGCAGGCGTTCGGCGGACTGAGGCATATCGAATCTGCCTCATCCGGCGAATTCCGGCCATTCAAAGGCATGGGAAATGCGAAAGTCGCACAACTGAAGGCTGCCTTCGAACTGGGAAGACGACTGTGCGGGCAACCATATGAAAGAGGCCCTGTCTTCTCATCAGGCCATGATGTCTATCTGTATTACCTGCAGCGCATGAAGAATCTCAGCAAAGAGGTTTTTCATTGCGCACTTCTGGATGCGAAAAACAGGATAATCAGGGATTGCCGTGTGTCAGAAGGAACCCTGACCAATTCATTGATACATCCCCGGGAAGCGTTCAGGGACGCAATAAAGGAATCAGCCGCCGCTGTGATATTTGTGCATAATCACCCGAGCGGTGACCCGGTACCAAGCCGTGAGGATATCCTTATTACCTCACAGCTTGCCGAGGCCGGGAAGATAATCGGCATTAAGGTCCTTGACCATATTATTATCGGAGACGATACATTTACCAGCATGAGAGAAAAAGGATATATCCGGGAAACATAACCGATACCCGATTTCTTTACAAAGCATAAAGATGTGTGCCTGGGTCATCCCTGCATATGCTGTCAATCTGTCCATCCTGCATATTGGCGGACGTCGGGAATTCTTCCCT from the Nitrospirota bacterium genome contains:
- a CDS encoding prepilin-type N-terminal cleavage/methylation domain-containing protein, giving the protein MFQTIQKMKTRDERGFTLIELLIVVAIIGILAAIAIPGYLGMQERGRKGAVTRAASAIEPELQAWLNSALKGVAGTQAAIIEVDSTGDGQIDAADATNSQMGAWLNGGALDEAFVNARLSQYAEKSPWNPAQNLFTTGAVNTSVLNQISVTMSSNPPFLQVIASDKMGVLHNKTVYSD
- the radC gene encoding DNA repair protein RadC — protein: MGYQSIKNWPEGERPRERLLQYGAQHLSDAQLLAIILRTGGGGRSALDLAIEMLQAFGGLRHIESASSGEFRPFKGMGNAKVAQLKAAFELGRRLCGQPYERGPVFSSGHDVYLYYLQRMKNLSKEVFHCALLDAKNRIIRDCRVSEGTLTNSLIHPREAFRDAIKESAAAVIFVHNHPSGDPVPSREDILITSQLAEAGKIIGIKVLDHIIIGDDTFTSMREKGYIRET
- the gspG gene encoding type II secretion system major pseudopilin GspG, whose translation is MQIRREMLHNQKGFTLVELIVVMVILGMLAALVFPKLIPKVGKGKQHAAKTQIELLGQALDQFRLDTGRYPTTSEGMNALLSDPGLPGWDGPYLKKGVPNDPWGRPYHYEAPGTHGDYDLLSYGVDGAPGGEGENKDITSWE